TTATTGTCCGACCCAAGAAGTTGGGCCGACACAGTCAGAATACCGTCTAGATCAATATTGAAACAAACATCCGTCTTTTGGATTCCTTTCGGAGCTGGAGGAATGTTAAACAAATCAAAATCTCCCAATAAGTTGTTCTCTTCACAAATAAGACTCTCGCCCTCATACACCGGGAAACCCATGGCTGTCTGATTGTCGTACATAGTTTGAAAGCCTGCAACCATATTTGTAGGTAATGTGGTGTTCCGAGGAACTACAACACACATGATTCCATGCTGGACATCAGTCCCGAGAGACAGTGGAGTCACGTCGACAACAACTGAACTTTTACCGATACTCATACCGGTCAATGAAGCCGCGTGAAAAGCAGCGCCATAGGCAATAGCTTCATCTGGGTTAATGCTTTTGCAAAGTTCTTTTCCCTCGAAaaaatcttgcaacaattgttgAACCTTAGGTATCCGGGTTGACCCACCCACGAGAACAACGTCATGAACATCGCTCTTttccatcttagcatcctttaaACAAGTCTGGACAGGAGTAATACAGTCTGAAAATAAGTCCATGTTCATCTTTTCAAAGCGAGCACGAGTTATAGTGGAAGAGAAATCAAGTCCATCAAAAAGGCAATCGATATCAATAACTGCCTCAACAGTCGAAGAAAGCAGTCGCTTAGCCTTTTCACAGGCAGCTCTAAGCCTACTAATAGCTCTCGGATTTCCACTCATGTCTTTATTATATTTCCTCTGAAATTCAGCAGCAAAATGAGTAACCATTCTGTTGTCGAAGTCTTGCCCACCGAGATGGGTATCTCCACTGACAGCTTTCACTTCAAAGGCATCATTTCCAATGGATACCAAAGAAACATCAAAAGTCCCACCACCAAGATCGAAAACCAACACGTTTTTCGAGGCACCGTCAACAGAATGGTTGAGACCATAAGCTATGGCGGCTGCTGTGGGCTCGTTAATGATGCGCAAGACATTAAGCCCGGCAATGGTGGCAGCATCTTTAGTGGCTTGACGTTGAGCATTGTTGAAGTATGCAGGGACAGTTACAACAGCATGTTTGACTTTGGAACCAAGATATGACTCCGCCATATCTTTCATCTTAGAAAGTATCATTGAGGAGATTTCTTCAGGGGAGAATTGCTTCTCTTCACCTTTAAAAGTGACTTCGATCAAAGGATTCTTTCCGTAATCCGAATCAGGAGTGGGAATCACTTTGAATGGCCAGAGCTTCATATCATTCTGTACACTTTTGTCACTGAATTTCTTGCCTATAAGCCTCTTTGCATCTGTACAATTGTAAATTGTTCAATAGTTGTGAATAATTGTTCAATAGTCGTAAAAAAGACACGAATGGGAATTATGCTTACAAAACAGTGATCTTTTTCGTCAAATAATTCTATAGTGCAAGTAAGCAACAATGCAAGGATAAAAAAGCATTAAGATCGACATTCGATGGTAACTTTTGAGGCGCCTTGAATGTTATGCAATGAACTTGTATAAATACCTTGAGATTAGATGAATGAAACAACCCAAGCAATTACAAACAATAGCAATCCCTAAAATCTCCGATTACAAAAACAATAGCCGTCTTTTCTGTCCCGATTAGTTTTCAAAAACTCCGTATGTGTATACAATCAAATTTAAAATTACGATTAGCTGAGTCGTTTAGGGAATTAGGGGGCATTTGGCAGGATTTAATATGTAATACCTTAAATATCTCTTCTTTCTAATGCGCTCATCAAACATTTTACGTCTTACTCCCCAAAAAATACATTCAGTGACTCTATCAACATAGGCCCCAACCATCAACGATAGTACTAGCATTTCGCCTCGGTCCAAACATGATTTGGGATCGGCTAATATGAATTAATCATTCAAACCCTAGGACTCAACCACAAATTTTCGAGACTTGAAAATTAGAGTGAAATTTACGGAAAGCGAACAAATAATGCaataaattaaaactaatatTAACATTTTAACATTATCATTGTTTGGATCGACACTCGACCTAGTTTGCTAGACCTCTAGTTCCGCCACTGAAAATCTGAAATCATAGAGAAATAGAAAGAAAACGAACCAAAGATAGTATTGGAGGCATTGACGGCGACTTGATTTTTGGCGGCTTCGCCGATAAGCCGCTCGTGTTGGTTAAATGCGACCCAAGACGGCGTCGTACGGTTTCCTAAGTCGTTGGTGATGATCTCGACTCGA
This sequence is a window from Silene latifolia isolate original U9 population chromosome 8, ASM4854445v1, whole genome shotgun sequence. Protein-coding genes within it:
- the LOC141594101 gene encoding heat shock cognate 70 kDa protein 2-like → MAEKGDGDWPAIGIDLGTTYSCVGIWQPKQGRVEIITNDLGNRTTPSWVAFNQHERLIGEAAKNQVAVNASNTIFDAKRLIGKKFSDKSVQNDMKLWPFKVIPTPDSDYGKNPLIEVTFKGEEKQFSPEEISSMILSKMKDMAESYLGSKVKHAVVTVPAYFNNAQRQATKDAATIAGLNVLRIINEPTAAAIAYGLNHSVDGASKNVLVFDLGGGTFDVSLVSIGNDAFEVKAVSGDTHLGGQDFDNRMVTHFAAEFQRKYNKDMSGNPRAISRLRAACEKAKRLLSSTVEAVIDIDCLFDGLDFSSTITRARFEKMNMDLFSDCITPVQTCLKDAKMEKSDVHDVVLVGGSTRIPKVQQLLQDFFEGKELCKSINPDEAIAYGAAFHAASLTGMSIGKSSVVVDVTPLSLGTDVQHGIMCVVVPRNTTLPTNMVAGFQTMYDNQTAMGFPVYEGESLICEENNLLGDFDLFNIPPAPKGIQKTDVCFNIDLDGILTVSAQLLGSDNKEQITITNHSGRLPKKEIEKMKSDAKKYKDEDEERKKASKAKNRLESYVLESKGRLRKCGMKIGRKEKRKLGDAIEQTIQWLDWNHLLFDTTKIEDKMKEVESICEPIFEKMKQNNAADLEDSHSCPKIEIVELD